Genomic segment of Aquarana catesbeiana isolate 2022-GZ linkage group LG09, ASM4218655v1, whole genome shotgun sequence:
CCTGACACTCCCTCTTAAATTGGTGGACAGTAAGAGAggctcccccttacattggtggacagtaatgccgcgtacacacaagcagactctTCGCCCGGACTGGTCTgaaggactttcgacggactttccgaatgaacgaacttgcctacacacaatcacaccaaagtccgacggattcgtatgtgatgacgtaggaccggactaaaataaggaagttgatagccagtagccaatagctgccttagcgtcagtttttgtccaatcagactagcatacagacgagcggacttattgataggaactgggtccggcggagttccgacgttaagatttgaaacatgtaccaaatctaaagaccgtcagatttgtccgccgaactcagtccgtcggaccagtccagtcgaaaatccgctcatgtgtacacggcataagagaggtTCCCCTTAAATTGGTGGACAGTAAGAGAGGCTACCCTTAAATTGGTGGACAGTAAAAGAGGCTACcgcttacactgatggtcagtagAAGAGGTGGTCAATTACAATGCCATATTACACTGGTGATCAATATAGTGCTTCCTGCTTAGTGATGTTGGGAATAAAATGATGTAGGCACTTTTCAGAAGGTAATGAATTCACCTCTTCTGACTCCGCACGGAACCCCTTACCATTTCTGGAGAAACCTCAAGGAGACACACAACCCTGGTTGCAAAAAGGTGCTTTGATCTATCTCTGCCATAGTGTTAGCCAAGAAAAATTGCAGGGGCATTTTATACATGAGAACACGGAGGTGATTTCCAGGCAGGCAATCAATTAAGCTAAATATTAACTTTCTATTTTATAATCTCTGTAGCAAACTATAACTCTAACCTGACTATTTAATATAGGAAATCCCCCCATGTTTCCTTTTACAGGAAACATTTCTCCTATTCTGTCATTTAATTGATGTATCTTTGCAGATGTGAATTCATCTCCAAGAAGCACCACATATAACACAGAGGAAACTTTAAGTCATTCAGTTACCAGCATAACATCAAGGCACCAACCAAAAGGTAAGATCGTGAAATGTGATGCCagagattatttttttttcattttcgttatGATGTGACAGTTCAGCAGTTCTTTGCTTTATTTCTGTAGCAAAACTTGGTGACACAAAAGAACTTGAAAACTTCATTTCTGATCTGGATAACTTTCTCACTGGTAAGTGGAAGTCAATTGTTATAAGCTACAACTCATATAACTGGGGCCAAAAAGGACCCAACACTAGCCAAGAACCCAACACCAGCCAAAGCATTCTTTGGACTTATCCTTTGGCAACTGATTACTTTACTCCAAGGAAGTAAGTTGGGCTATTGTACATTAGTTggcatttctttttattatttcagCTTTTTTTCAATTTCCTGTGTGGTTTCAGATGAATCAGCACCACCCTATGATATAATAATCACATTGTGTTTAGTAGACTGAACTTGAAATAACTTGCTTGTCACCTTAGAGATCTTGGCATTGAGCAATCTATACAGTATAACCAAATCTATATGGACACTCCCCAAGATGATGGCGTTCAgatatttccagtgaagggtactgttaatgttATAGCATACAAAGACAGTTTAGGCAATTGTGCTCCTCAAACATTGTGGTAatagtttggggaaggcccttttctgttccggAATGACTGTCCCCTGTACATAGTCATCTCTATACatgacatggtttgaccagtttggtttggaggaacttgaatgtcctatacagagccctgacctcaaccctacggaACTCATTTCAGATGAATTGGAAAGACAGATTTAAACTAGGTCTACTCAAGCAATATTAGTACCTGTCAGCACAAGTGGAAGTGCAACAGGTAGTGCTTTGGTACAGGAGGAGCAGGAGTGCTTGAGGATGTTGTTTGAAAAAGTTTAGACCGGTGATGCCAACCGGAAGGAACCAGCAGGATGTGCAGGCAGGCACATTGGATGATCTGTCAGTAAGGCCAACAGGAAGCACCACCAGAAGTTAGGGAAGAGCTTTGGTTTGGCACTGGGTTCAGGACAGCAAGGACCACTTAAGACACCAGCATGCAGGCAGCAGGAACACTCACTCAAGTCCGCAGCTGTATCTCCAAGTATACCTGATTAAGCACCCAAAACAGTAGCAAAAGCAGGCCAAGGTCAGCAACGAGCAGGTAGTTCAGTGCTTAATCATAGGGATGATCAGAGTCAGAGACAAAGCCGAGGTTAGAAAGTGGATAGCCAAGAGTACAAGCAGAGGTACAAAGAAGGGCCCAAAGGTGGGTCAGAAGTAAGCTGGGTGCAAAAGCAGGCAACAAAGCACAGGTTGGGTCACCAGGAACttgctgaagaccagtcagcattgacAATTAATCAGGCTTTAAATAGGCATGACTAAGCTCCCTATGACTAAGCTCCATGGGcagagtgaaacacattgggggcatggcctggctggagtccagactgaggctgtcatacaccttcttacgaagacttccaggacttttccgtTTCCCATCAGATGTCTAATCCTGGGACGAACTCTGTCCTTGTCTGCACTCCAAGTGGTTGCTACATAAGAGGACCTGGTGGAACCTTGAGCAGCCCCTGTCAATTGGGTTTGGGTCACAAGCTTTAAATAGGTGCCACTGCAGACATTGGGTTTGCATGCATACCCACGTATACACTGCATGAAAATCCCTAATCCTACATGCAGGCACATACCCAGCTACATCTTTATGTGCAGAGCCATGAAACAGAACACATGCAGGTACCCTAGCCAGCTGGCTAACATGTATTACCGGAtagtacttgacctcacaaatactctttttAGTCGAATAGGCACAAATTCCCACAACACTCCAAAATCTTATAGagagccttctcagaagagtggaggctgttatggcAACAAAgggggcaactcaatattaatGTCCAcgattttggaatgggatgtccaccaAGCTCACATACGTAGGTGTGATGGGTGCCCACAAATTTTGGTCATATAGTATTTTTTTGTTATGTTCACAGAATCTTTCTAAGGTGCTCTGATAAGCAGATAAAAGTTGCAATTTGGATAACCTCCTACACCTATTTATAAAGAATGGGAAAGTACCTGCTCGTTGTTTGGCTGCTTTATGCCCTATTCACCTTGTCTTGCTGCTAACGTTTTTATCCAGTTTGTCAGTTTATCATGGCGCCTTGTGACCTTtaagttaatgttttttttttttttttttgttatagtacGTTTTTGTATAGTCCTGATCTCCTTGCCTTTTTGTATTTGTCAACGTGTCCACGCTGTCTTCTCTATAAGGTCCAATGCCCGTTCTGTCTTCCCCATACCATTCTCTATGTTCCCTCTGTCTTCCTTTTTCTTCCCCGCTCCCCAATCCCCTTTGGTTTCTTCTGTGCCACATGCCACCTCTGTATTCTCTTTATGGTTACAGTTAAGTgaacatacacaaacctgtaaaccCCTAACTATTTCAATGTGATCCGAGAAAAAACAACATCTCAAAATAATCCTAAAACATACAAGTGCACAAATTATTTCAAAAGATAACGTCCAATAAAGGCGTAAATCTAATAAAGGGCCCAAATGATGCATAAATGCTCTATGGAAAGACAAATTggaataaagcctagtacacacggggccaaaatgtcgggtggcatcagtcggtttaatagaaaccggccaacattcggcctgtgtgtactgcagccgggcCGACAAAGGccagccggcttctgttgaaggggcatgatagaaaaaggtctgccaaacggcaaccaaccaaccaaccagagGCCGCCCCCCATGTCAGAACactatagctcagcaggggagagtgTTGTACTTACAttgcattgttagtacagcgggggggggggggggggggggggggtgccgcagagaccacttttatctgaaagccgaccaccgcacgaaaacggggataccggggttatggcagctagctgctgccataacaacgatatccgccgccaaactttggacgtatatcggcgtgcggtggttggcaagtagttaaagtgttacaaaacccagaacggtaaaatcagtctgtatatgcagtaaagcatgcttgttatactcactgtggagcctaaggggttaatcctccgcattgtgtaaaaaaagctgtttgaccctgtcttctctgatcctccccttcttctactgtcTTGAATCCATCTCCTGATGATAGAGaggcttggggacaagctgcacatgctcagtttggtgtgtattgcgttttttttttttttcttgggagagtgcatgtgatcagcacagggccaatcagcactgtccagacagagagtcaggggtcctgcagcctcatagaacagtcagaggagaattaaaaaactcctcctacaagcttcaaccagacactgatagaagtcacaagactgctatatactgctgatgagaaaaaggtatttaacagtttatatttactaaaataattgcatttccgtgttctgtgtactgtgggagaccagatatagtgaaggcaggctcctgggtttagtaacactttaactctgtgaacaaatgttttaaaaatgggcCCCCTTGCAGAttgatgccataatgtgctagtaggctcTGCAAAGTAGCACATTGTGACAGACTTACCTGTCACTGCACTGTCAATGCTCCGGCACTTCTATCTACCCCTGGTCTTCCCTCCGGGTTCGCTCCATTCAGCCGCTTGAATGGccagggcgtgatgacgtcactcatgtgcGCGGCAGTCGTCGTGGCACACAGCAGGTGCAGTAACCTGAGCTGTGCATGCATGGCTCATTATACATTACCATTAGGGTCTctgctgtcataaaaaaaaaaaaactacctgtcagcgtttttttattttgagtttaaTACTTAATACTTTAAAATAGAATGGATGACCTATAAAGTTATAGAGTGCTTATGGATTTTTGAGAGGGGATGTTAAAATGGAGAAATGATGGGTTTTCCAGATAAAATTAGAAACGAGTTACAATTTCTCTTCTGTTTTTTATCTCCTGCAGATTTCTAAAAGAAGAAGTTGTCCGTGATCATAAAATGTCTGGTGAAATCTCCTACTTCCTGCTCAGCAGCTGCCATTATTCCTTATTATATTTAAGTAACAAGGGTTACCAAGGGTATATCAGTCATCAAACTTGGGCAATATGTCTTCTTTTTATGGGTTTAAAGTTGATCTCCAGACAAACAGTAAAATACACAGAAGTAGAGTGATAGACCCAAGATTAAAGGGGTGCTACTGTAGACAGCATTCTCAAGGTGGGAAAAAGTACAAATTCAAAAGGAACCAAAAGAACAAGGTATATAGATGCTGATGATACATGTTGCATTAAAACAGTGTGACTGTATACATtagattgccaaaagtattgggacacctgcctttacacccaaatgaactttaatggcaccccagtcttagtctgttgggtttaatattgagttggcccccccctCCGATCTATGTGTAACCACTTATATCCCACCCTAGAATATGGGTGTGGCTTTCACGTCATGAGTTACCTAAAACGCACGTCATTTCCTGGATAATCCTTAATAGGTGAAATTTGTAGTTTCCTTTATTCACCATTTCAAAGGGGGCAGTGTTGTTTTTAGAATttgattttatttaataatttaatgACCTTCTGACCTTGGCTTTAGCAGAAAACCACAAGCTATCAAAAACTGTCTAAAAATCTGTCATTCTCTCTCTAGCCATTGCGTCTACAACTTTAGAAATATGGTCATGAGACTGTTTGGACAAGATCATTAACTTAACGTCTCGCGTACCTTGAAAGTTAAGTCCTAGCATTAGAAAAAACTCCCGGCCTATTCAAAATACAAGGATTTTACTTCAGTATAATTtctatgcaggggcggactgaccattgagccaatcgggcactgcccgagggccctgggccactagggggccccatcagggttgccagcctcagtacatctgtctgtgtatactgtgtgtacatgtatgtgtatactgtgtgtgtgtgtatactgtgtggccccataatctcctgttgcccgggggccccatgagttatcagtccgcccctgtttctATGTAAACTTTTCATAGGATTATATATTTGTAACCCTTCTCATgataatatatatgtattaatgGTTT
This window contains:
- the LOC141108734 gene encoding uncharacterized protein isoform X2, which produces MEFDDALQDFTRGPCDSEEHLKKLKQHLTSIGSHNSEDVNSSPRSTTYNTEETLSHSVTSITSRHQPKAKLGDTKELENFISDLDNFLTDF
- the LOC141108734 gene encoding regulator of cell cycle RGCC-like isoform X1 → MDRKASLGEDLASTLMEFDDALQDFTRGPCDSEEHLKKLKQHLTSIGSHNSEDVNSSPRSTTYNTEETLSHSVTSITSRHQPKAKLGDTKELENFISDLDNFLTDF